In the Gemmatimonas sp. UBA7669 genome, CGCCTGGAGCATTCCGTGTCGAACATCCCCGCCGACCTGCGTTATACGAAGGAACACGAGTACGTCCGCACCACCTCCGATTCGGGAGTGGTGGCCATCGGCATCACCGACTTCGCGCAGGGTGAGCTCGGCGACATCGTGTACGTGGAACTGCCCAAGCCCGGCGCGAGCTTCGGATCGCACGACGTGTTTGGCACCGTCGAAGCCGTGAAGGCCGTGTCCGAGCTGTACATGCCGGTCGCGGGTGAGGTCGTCGAAGTGAACTCGCGTCTCGATGGAGAGCCCGC is a window encoding:
- the gcvH gene encoding glycine cleavage system protein GcvH yields the protein MSNIPADLRYTKEHEYVRTTSDSGVVAIGITDFAQGELGDIVYVELPKPGASFGSHDVFGTVEAVKAVSELYMPVAGEVVEVNSRLDGEPALINNDPYGDGWMIKVKLAPGGDAGLMSADEYRAQLGE